The Caenorhabditis elegans chromosome II genome has a segment encoding these proteins:
- the gsox-1 gene encoding C2H2-type domain-containing protein (Confirmed by transcript evidence) yields the protein MTGRGHSLKGVAHSNPDSSSDSRRGRGRGTRRSQLPTTSHADEQSEEHEFREDEDPEFLNEDHEDDTLVEGDDRSDMDKIKQIQQQKMMIVTPMAQKRTRGRPPRQRTSSQAQMPDDLMDEELMSQDLLESGPLEGPGSSDRKPAPPVLVGRGSRARNAPKKLNDFVQHHQLANKKMQIQEISIPLPLAPNAGIEDNIEPLIPNDAHIEEVRHEVVEKDVVKSVIERDRDEDQEQEHASVADPAGPPPAPAHLANKANSRGRPANPIPPHRRPVPKDLVPPGFPSLKRASSQRDPTPIKRKDTREVAEKVQESHRDPEPNDAPPSPLSMSEVPIAAHQVEIEDEVVQSGSPIDIVTEVESNDGPPPMPPMLLQQQSSQASSSTVPSASQGVTVPSTALDATKKKEREAGKDLPSEHFPKEKARHVSTRGLHPYVSDKSHIYDVRDQVLIHPEDMEQQEQDAIAQQRVLTLQGGNFIEDRIGRSDLMEDEEMKMMKSIQPQQYIVEENGMNVVYEVDPNSVIEEEEQVEIQAAEQQAEQYVMDEHSKQGEMEDEEDDDLPPQLVPEGVPEDAVGDDERDEQSQEKGLAVDEDGNFDFNMMDEGEMIRLQSPGGRAHEVRFARDVHGNSVFIDENGHIVELVTDTGALVEPHNMVEQEQQVMQEEVEQEDVKNKQQIRQHQQQQQQEVPGGQEGAGPVDRGNLEFSFLDTNNICCGLCGEIVVYDKLLTEHLPTAHPEYLSPGVELEEVPYDSWLKTRLKQESKMMENGFRHYDDHDGGGFGGAVRLYSKGIRQMRKVSQIRVNVNEMTLPQLEVALKRKLVEKMGRKVPVSLVDRLHARCDICQAVVSLNKKFEVIHLVRHFNAWHPAEHRCSQDWRDPGSATTSTSRRPLSLSDFSVVSTESADQNNLQCIWCGMMMDRSALGMHFSEVHAQQIAVPNCSLCLQEMVMTARLMEKYGEDFGISLPDEFHLQCSKLNAKYSSEKAMDKAIDRHLKRAKPGVDQHDPDDSHEDAEAICTTNSQQSFGRRNRLKRKFVKPCFRQICPNNSSYFEPKSACEWKCRLCNRNVYGAVISAGAIKHYKEFHPAETEHMQYELVKARLERIGDGSMEFVHPQLVECLICNLTYALHKPFNICRAIRHLRLKHPEVMPETAGKPISGAEISETTDLQTTIRRPNIRFGDTITDPIELERFRKDNFDQQFDKVQIVFGIKKNNEPAYILLMENEKMDLKMAQEMAGKVQTEEDTSQESRFDRLVGRDETPQFEESEPSTMFREETKPMALEFPQQIVEEEVEEMEEVPVETEFIPTYDANNPDHVLIDENEIMNDGNYEMIQEGEYQEIEEDRTVRYLTEDEIREAQARGEILEFEEGEYVEEYAVQQ from the exons ATGACAGGCAGAGGCCATTCCTTGAAAG GTGTAGCACATTCAAATCCCGATAGTTCTTCCGACAGTCGACGGGGCAGAGGGCGAGGTACCCGTAGATCGCAACTTCCGACGACAAGCCATGCCGATGAGCAATCCGAAGAGCACGAATTCAGAGAAGACGAGgatccagaatttttgaatgaagatCACGAAGATGATACTTTGGTTGAAGGAGATGATAGATCAGATATGGATAAGATTAA gcaaattcaacaacaaaaaatgatgattgTCACACCGATGGCTCAGAAACGTACACGTGGCAGACCACCTAGACAGAGGACTTCAAGCCAAGCTCAGATGCCTGACGATCTCATGGATGAAGAGCTGATGAGTCAAGATTTGTTGGAATCTGGCCCACTGGAAGGTCCGGGATCGTCTGATCGTAAGCCTGCGCCTCCTGTGCTGGTTGGACGAGGCTCGCGGGCTCGTAATGCTCCGAAAAAGCTGAACGATTTTGTGCAGCATCACCAGTTAGCGAATAAAAAGATgcaaattcaagaaatttcgaTTCCACTCCCACTTGCTCCAAATGCGGGAATTGAAGATAATATAGAGCCACTTATACCAAATGATGCTCACATTGAGGAAGTTCGCCACGAAGTTGTTGAAAAAGATGTTGTGAAATCAGTGATAGAACGTGATCGAGATGAAGATCAAGAACAAGAACATGCGTCGGTGGCCGATCCAGCTGGTCCTCCTCCGGCACCAGCACACCTTGCGAACAAAGCCAATAGTAGAGGCCGTCCAGCAAATCCTATTCCACCACATCGACGTCCTGTGCCGAAAGATCTTGTTCCTCCTGGCTTCCCGAGTTTGAAGCGAGCAAGTTCTCAGAGAGATCCTACACCAATTAAGAGGAAGGACACAAGGGAAGTCGCTGAAAAAGTGCAAGAATCGCATAGGGATCCCGAGCCAAACGATGCTCCACCTTCGCCACTTTCAATGTCAGAAGTTCCAATTGCTGCACATCAAGTTGAGATTGAAGATGAAGTAGTGCAATCTGGATCTCCGATTGATATAGTGACGGAAGTGGAATCCAATGATGGTCCTCCACCAATGCCACCGATGCTCCTGCAGCAGCAATCATCTCAAGCTTCTTCGTCTACTGTACCATCAGCTTCTCAAGGAGTTACCGTACCATCCACTGCATTAGATGccacaaagaaaaaagagcgTGAAGCTGGAAAAGATCTCCCAtcagaacattttccaaaGGAGAAAGCTCGTCATGTTTCCACAAGAGGACTACATCCATACGTATCCGATAAATCTCATATTTATGACGTACGAGATCAAGTTCTTATACATCCTGAAGATATGGAACAACAAGAACAAGATGCAATTGCTCAGCAAAGAGTTTTGACTCTTCAGGGAGGAAATTTCATTGAAGATCGTATTGGTAGATCTGATTtaatggaagatgaagaaatgaaaatgatgaaatcaATACAACCACAGCAATATATTGTGGAGGAAAATGGAATGAATGTCGTTTATGAAGTTGATCCGAATAGTGttattgaagaagaagaacaagtAGAAATTCAAGCAGCAGAGCAACAAGCTGAGCAATATGTGATGGATGAGCACAGTAAGCAAGGGGAGatggaagatgaagaagatgacGATCTTCCACCACAACTTGTCCCAGAAGGAGTACCAGAAGATGCAGTTGGAGATGATGAACGTGACGAACAATCACAAGAGAAAGGTCTGGCTGTTGATGAGGATGGTAATTTCGACTTTAATATGATGGACGAAGGTGAAATGATTCGATTGCAATCTCCTGGCGGAAGAGCACACGAAGTGCGTTTTGCTCGAGATGTTCATGGAAATTCAGTGTTTATTGATGAGAATGGGCATATTGTGGAACTGGTAACCGATACAGGAGCACTTGTGGAGCCGCATAATATGGTGGAGCAGGAACAGCAAGTGATGCAGGAAGAGGTGGAACAAGAAGATGTTAAGAATAAACAACAGATTCGACAAcatcagcagcagcaacagcaaGAAGTACCAGGCGGCCAAGAAG gaGCCGGCCCTGTGGATcgtggaaatttggaattcagCTTTCTGGACACGAATAATATTTGCTGTGGCCTTTGTGGAGAAATAGTTGTCTATGATAAACTTCTCACGGAGCATCTTCCAACTGCTCACCCTGAATATCTTTCACCTGGAGTAGAACTTGAAGAAGTCCCGTACGACAGTTGGCTTAAAACACGCCTGAAACAAGAGTCAAAGATGATGGAGAACGGATTTCGTCACTATGATGATCACGATGGTGGTGGATTTGGTGGAGCTGTCAGACTCTACTCAAAAGGAATTCGACAAATGAGAAAAGTCAGTCAAATTCGTGTAAATGTCAATGAGATGACATTGCCGCAACTGGAAGTTGCTCTGAAAAGAAAGCTCGTCGAGAAAATGGGAAGAAAAGTTCCAGTTTCCCTGGTAGATCGACTTCACGCAAGATGTGATATCTGTCAAGCTGTGGTgtcattaaataaaaaattcgaagtaATACACCTCGTTCGTCACTTCAACGCGTGGCATCCTGCAGAACATCGATGCTCTCAGGATTGGCGGGATCCGGGATCAGCGACTACTAGCACTTCAAGACGTCCACTTTCACTGAGCGATTTTTCTGTTGTTAGCACTGAATCCGCCGATCAAAATAATCTGCAATGCATTTGGTGTGGAATGATGATGGATCGATCAGCGCTTGGAATGCATTTCTCAGAAGTTCATGCTCAACAGATTGCGGTGCCTAATTGCTCGCTGTGCCTTCAGGAGATGGTAATGACTGCTCGATTAATGGAGAAATACGGGGAAGACTTTGGAATTAGTCTTCCAGATGAATTTCACCTTCAATGTTCCAAACTAAATGCGAAATACAGCTCGGAGAAAGCTATGGATAAGGCTATAGACAGACATTTGAAAAGAGCGAAGCCTGGAGTTGATCAACATGATCCAGATGATTCGCATGAAGATGCAGAAGCG ATCTGCACCACAAACAGTCAACAATCATTTGGTCGCCGCAATCGTCTGAAGCGAAAGTTTGTAAAACCATGCTTCCGACAAATCTGTCCCAATAATTCATCGTATTTCGAACCAAAATCTGCTTGTGAATGGAAGTGCCGTCTCTGCAATCGTAACGTTTACGGTGCTGTAATCTCTGCTGGAGCTATCAAGCACTATAAAGAATTCCATCCAGCCGAAACGGAGCATATGCAATATGAACTTGTCAAAGCACGTTTAGAGCGAATCGGTGATGGATCCATGGAGTTTGTTCATCCACAATTGGTTGAATGTCTGATTTGTAATCTAACATATGCTCTTCATAAGCCTTTCAATATTTGTCGTGCTATTCGCCATCTTCGTCTCAAACATCCTGAAGTGATGCCTGAAACTGCTGGAAAGCCAATCAGTGGcgctgaaatttctgaaactactGACCTTCAAACTACAATCAGACGACCTAATATTCGATTTGGTGACACTATTACGGATCCAATTGAGCTGGAAAGATTCCGAAAAGATAATTTCGATCAGCAATTTGACAAGGTCCAAATTGTCTTTGGAATCAAGAAAAACAACGAGCCAGCTTACATTTTGCTtatggaaaatgagaagatgGATTTAAAAATGGCACAAGAAATGGCTGGCAAAGTGCAAACAGAGGAAGATACTTCACAAGAAAGTCGATTCGATAGATTAGTTGGAAGAGATGAAACTCCACAATTCGAGGAATCTGAACCATCTACAATGTTCCGCGAAGAAACCAAACCGATGGCTCTTGAATTCCCACAACAGATTGTAGaagaagaagttgaagaaATGGAAGAAGTTCCAGTGGAGACTGAGTTCATTCCAACATATGACGCCAATAATCCGGATCATGTGCTCattgatgaaaatgaaattatg AACGACGGCAACTACGAGATGATCCAGGAGGGCGAGTATCAAGAGATTGAGGAAGATAGA actGTCCGTTACCTCACTGAAGATGAAATACGTGAAGCTCAGGCACGTGGAGAAATACTCGAATTCGAGGAAGGCGAGTATGTCGAGGAATATGCCGTGCAGCAATGA
- the srd-1 gene encoding Serpentine receptor class delta-1 (Confirmed by transcript evidence): MATPTEIAYNRAALIESLQFTFVMDEVGKHLSEVICGFGIVLNLLLIYVIFKRTPKHMRSYAVLLFNFAIFDLLTCVASLLACQKTIFSGLSLTYIFHGPCKYVSSSLCFFCHCFVCHAMAHSQWILLISFIYRYRVLVDGAPDTKKMIVIVSLFYAMSAVIFLFYFWDIGDTNDLKQIMYDLHPQYHYDDREIWGDIVVSGNTTVLTIPSLIAIFYMTMPCVPIYFIIHYFRDKTLSTLASNALSMSPATKASHQKLIMALSIQAAIPIFWLVASGIFTLAEFGIIDGPIPENITFRLMDCIPSSSPLVAFIFIAPYREGLLRIISKTGIYRKQENRVSSVVEKFNQPPKQPTNPAQQSANNDAAKTEKV; this comes from the exons ATGGCGACTCCAACCGAGATTGCCTATAACCGGGCGGCTCTCATCGAAAGCCTTCAGTTCACTTTTGTGATGGATGAAGTTGGAAAACATCTGTCAGAGGTGATTTGTGGATTTG GAATCGTCTTGAACCTTCTGCTCATCTACGTTATCTTCAAACGAACTCCCAAGCACATGAGAAGTTACGCAGTTTTGCTATTCAACTTCGCCATCTTTGATCTTCTAACCTGTGTGGCATCTCTTCTTGCCTgccaaaaaaccattttctccGGTTTATCACTCACATACATCTTCCATGGACCATGCAAATATGTCTCCTCTTCGCTTTGCTTCTTCTGTCACTGCTTTGTCTGTCATGCGATGGCACATTCGCAATGGATTCTACTG ATTTCCTTCATCTACCGTTACCGTGTGCTTGTCGATGGGGCTCCAGACACGAAGAAGATGATTGTAATTGTGTCGCTTTTCTACGCAATGTCTGCTGTTATCTTT CTGTTCTACTTCTGGGATATCGGAGACACAAATGACTTGAAACAAATCATGTACGACCTTCATCCACAGTATCATTATGACGATAGAGAGATTTGGGGAG ATATAGTGGTGAGTGGAAACACCACAGTTCTTACGATTCCATCATTGATCGCAATTTTCTACATGACAATGCCATGTGTTCCAATCTATTTTATCATTCACTACTTCCGAGATAAG ACTCTGAGCACACTTGCCAGCAATGCATTGAGCATGTCTCCAGCAACCAAGGCTTCTCATCAAAAACTTATTATG GCCTTGTCAATCCAAGCTGCGATTCCAATTTTCTGGCTCGTTGCGTCTGGAATCTTTACACTTGCCGAATTTGGCATCATCGATGGACCAATCCCTGAGAACATAACATTCCGTTTGATGGATTGCATTCCGTCATCGAGCCCACTGGTTGCATTTATCTTCATCGCTCCGTACAG agaggGACTTCTCCGAATCATTTCAAAGACAGGAATCTACCGAAAACAGGAGAATCGGGTTTCCAGTGTTGTCGAg aaattcaacCAACCACCCAAGCAACCAACCAATCCGGCACAGCAATCAGCCAACAACGACGCTGCTAAAACCGAAAAAGTGTGA
- the wbp-11 gene encoding WW domain-binding protein wbp-11 (Confirmed by transcript evidence), translated as MPSISKTKSGERYRAPTDQARKMDRKKENKRNKKDRQQIRQAMAKYCNLDETTSKLLALERQILGLDPQPFHIDVLRKKQKVLTDSINKRRMTLQQGKEDAELKKFNDKINAYQSDCQKLAVLAQQARLAREADPDMIPLPMGDVSTAGPERNNQLLAPAMIKRKVEFQLPPRPVRVAGQKPPGPPCGLAPNFSDSEEEEEEVHDDHYDDIDLAPVPIPEFDNPYQPIHRNYGPPSSYNSMPTRMPHHHHHHHPHASSHYNPMGFQNHHEEAVISSAPQINRSNEPAAPATLSAAPELRNLRRETVKLVPAQLLRRPGDNKTIVPRQAAPVQRRPEVQKQAKNTDEAYNDFMKELDGLI; from the exons atgccgTCCATCAGTAAAACGAAAAGCGGGGAGCGCTATCGAGCGCCTACCGATCAAGCTCGTAAAATGGatcgaaaaaaggaaaacaagagaaacaaaaaagacagGCAGCAAATAAGACAAGCTATGGCGAAATACTGTAATCTGGATGAGACAACGAGCAAACTTTTGGCATTAGAACGGCAGATCCTTGGATTAGATCCTCAACCGTTCCATATCGATGTTCTCAGAAAGAAGCAGAAAGTGCTGACAGATTCGATTAATAAAAGACGGATGACATTGCAACAGGGAAAAGAAGACGCTGAATTAAAGAAGTTTAATGACAAAATCAATGCATATCAGTCAGATTGTCAAAAACTAGCTGTTCTTGCTC AACAAGCTCGTCTTGCCCGCGAAGCTGACCCGGACATGATCCCCTTACCAATGGGAGATGTTTCTACTGCCGGACCTGAAAGAAATAATCAACTACTTGCTCCTGCTATGATAAA acgTAAAGTGGAATTTCAACTTCCTCCTAGACCTGTTCGTGTAGCTGGACAAAAGCCTCCTGGGCCGCCTTGTGGATTGGCTCCAAATTTCAGTGACagcgaagaagaagaagaggaagtgCACGATGATCACTATGACGACATCGATCTTGCGCCCGTACCTA ttcccgAATTCGACAACCCGTACCAGCCAATTCATagaaatt ACGGACCTCCATCCTCATATAACTCAATGCCAACCAGAATGCCGCACCATCATCACCACCATCACCCACATGCGAGTTCTCATTACAATCCAATGGGTTTCCAAAACCATCACGAAGAAGCTGTTATTTCGTCGGCTCCACAAATTAATCGCAGTAATGAACCTGCTGCTCCAGCAACACTTTCTGCTGCTCCTGAACTACGAAACTTACGACGAGAAACTGTCAAATTAGTGCCGGCACAATTGCTCCGTCGTCCAGGAGACAACAAGACTATCGTCCCACGACAAGCGGCTCCAGTACAAAGGCGACCGGAGGTTCAGAAGCAAGCAAAAAATACCGATGAAGCTTATAATGATTTTATGAAAGAATTGGATGGTCTCATTTGA
- the gpd-4 gene encoding Glyceraldehyde-3-phosphate dehydrogenase 4 (Confirmed by transcript evidence), with amino-acid sequence MSKANVGINGFGRIGRLVLRAAVEKDTVQVVAVNDPFITIDYMVYLFKYDSTHGQFKGTVTYDGDFLIVQKDGKSSHKIKVFNSKDPAAIAWGSVKADFVVESTGVFTTKEKASAHLQGGAKKVIISAPSADAPMYVVGVNHEKYDASNDHVISNASCTTNCLAPLAKVINDNFGIIEGLMTTVHAVTATQKTVDGPSGKLWRDGRGAGQNIIPASTGAAKAVGKVIPELNGKLTGMAFRVPTPDVSVVDLTVRLEKPASMDDIKKVVKAAADGPMKGILAYTEDQVVSTDFVSDPHSSIFDTGACISLNPNFVKLVSWYDNEYGYSNRVVDLIGYIATRG; translated from the exons atgtcgaaagcCAACGTCGGAATCAACGGTTTCGGAAGAATCGGACGTCTCGTGCTCCGCGCGGCTGTCGAAAAGGACACGGTTCAAGTGGTCGCCGTCAACGATCCGTTTATCACAATCGACTACATGGTCTACCTTTTCAAGTATGACTCGACCCACGGTCAATTCAAAGGAACTGTTACCTACGATGGAGACTTTCTGATTGTCCAGAAAGATGGCAAATCATCGCACAAGATCAAGGTCTTCAACAGCAAGGATCCAGCTGCCATCGCATGGGGATCAGTCAAAGCCGATTTCGTTGTCGAGTCTACTGGAGTTTTCACGACAAAGGAAAAGGCCTCTGCCCATCTTCAAGGAGGAGCCAAGAAGGTCATCATCTCTGCTCCATCTGCTGATGCTCCAATGTACGTGGTTGGAGTAAACCATGAGAAGTACGACGCTTCGAATGATCACGTTATTTCTAACGCATCGTGCACCACCAACTGTCTGGCACCACTGGCGAAGGTTATCAATGATAACTTCG gtatcATCGAAGGACTCATGACGACAGTGCACGCTGTAACCGCAACCCAGAAGACAGTCGATGGACCATCCGGAAAGCTGTGGAGAGATGGACGCGGTGCTGGACAAAACATCATTCCAGCTTCCACTGGAGCCGCCAAGGCTGTGGGAAAAGTCATTCCGGAGCTGAACGGAAAGCTCACTGGAATGGCTTTCCGTGTCCCTACACCAGATGTTTCCGTCGTTGATCTGACCGTTCGCCTCGAGAAACCAGCTTCGATGGATGACATCAAGAAGGTAGTCAAGGCCGCTGCCGATGGACCAATGAAGGGAATCCTCGCCTACACCGAAGATCAAGTTGTGTCGACTGACTTCGTGTCCGACCCTCACTCGTCCATTTTCGATACTGGAGCATGCATTTCGCTCAACCCGAACTTCGTCAAGCTCGTCTCTTG gtACGACAATGAATATGGATACTCGAACCGTGTTGTCGACCTCATCGGATACATCGCCACCCGTGGATAA